From the genome of Vicia villosa cultivar HV-30 ecotype Madison, WI linkage group LG2, Vvil1.0, whole genome shotgun sequence, one region includes:
- the LOC131652485 gene encoding protein SPA1-RELATED 2-like, protein MDEELVNERLQLEVSEDSQRQIKEDSPITDSRKLVKSQQPLEYNVVEAVSEAATSQHAYATVEELTVKSYNGSSFDIGTSNSQVQMYNNQQKHWQNLYQMTNNSGNGNSLSDIGLMNSGQATSSGWEDIGSTSFPELLARKSHSDGQSNVIEQLGAGESKEGVGDVHRGMRTKVLSKSGFAEYFIKNSLKSKGVVHKGPSSDRFYVQSKEKNQVKAGSGANQNWIKTSIGADQNQMKTSTGIDQKQMKTGIGAQSNSNKSVKFHSDASVPKSSMTECDGVTLREWLKSGKRRAGKVESFTIFRKIVDLVDDSHSRGIALHNLCPSYFKLLPSNQVMYIGLPTQNQMADSVVNPVVNLDNSFIRKRVSEQVTSSSIAMESKKQKIDESVRVTGSDLCIETASHHKVQIPTVGSQDYRTEYEKDNQFSLYNFGRMSSIPCVSNTGEFSSTSLCERWENKWYASPEGGCTTSSNIYCLGVLLFELLSHFDSEKAHIATMSDLHHRILPPAFLSGNPKEAGFCLWLLHPEPSSRPTTGEILQSEVINGLQELCSEELSSCIDKEDAESELLLHFLTSLKEQKQSDASKLVEQLKCLESDIEEAERRHSSRKSFVPSGLQNDYSCQKEIMPLRKELLSVEMLPTVSPISNTTEMRLMRNIGHLESAYFSMRSKVQLSETGATDHPEKDILRTRENLCVTQKGEEKHKSKDALGTFFDGLSKYARYNKLEVRGMLRNADFNNPANVICSLSFDRDEDYFASAGISKKIKIFDFNTLCNDSVDIHYPAVEMSNRSKLSCVCWNNYIKNYLASTDYDGVVKLWDASTGQEFSQYSEHEKRAWSVDFSPVCPTKFASGSDDCTVKLWSISERNCLGTIRNVANVCCVQFSAHSSHLLAFGSANYSTYCYDLRNLRSPWCVLVGHRKAVSYVKFLDSETLVSASTDNSLKIWDLNKTSSVGASTSARSLTLSGHTNEKNFVGLSVADGYIACGSESNEVYTYYKTLPMPITSHKFGSIDPISGKETDDDQGQFVSSVCWRGKSNTLLAANSSGCIKVLQMV, encoded by the exons ATGGATGAAGAATTGGTTAATGAGAGACTTCAATTAGAAGTTTCTGAGGATTCACAGCGACAGATTAAAGAGGATTCACCGATAACGGATAGCCGAAAACTTGTAAAATCACAACAACCACTGGAATATAATGTAGTTGAGGCTGTTAGTGAAGCGGCTACGTCGCAGCATGCTTATGCGACGGTTGAGGAATTAACGGTGAAAAGTTACAATGGTTCGAGTTTTGATATTGGTACATCGAATAGTCAAGTGCAAATGTATAATAATCAACAGAAACATTGGCAGAATCTTTATCAGATGACGAATAATTCTGGGAATGGAAATTCATTAAGTGATATTGGGTTGATGAATAGTGGCCAGGCTACATCTAGTGGTTGGGAAGATATTGGATCTACATCTTTTCCTGAGTTATTAGCTAGAAAATCGCATAGTGATGGTCAGAGTAATGTCATTGAACAATTGGGGGCTGGTGAGAGTAAAGAGGGGGTTGGTGATGTTCATCGAGGAATGCGGACGAAAGTATTATCCAAATCAGGGTTTGCTgagtattttattaaaaattcatTGAAGAGTAAGGGTGTTGTACATAAAGGTCCGTCTTCGGATCGGTTCTATGTTCAGTCTAAAGAGAAAAATCAGGTAAAGGCTGGCAGTGGTGCAAATCAGAATTGGATTAAGACTAGCATTGGTGCAGATCAGAATCAGATGAAGACCAGCACTGGTATAGATCAGAAACAAATGAAGACTGGTATTGGTGCTCAGTCAAACTCTAATAAATCAGTGAAGTTTCATAGCGATGCTTCTGTGCCTAAGTCTAGCATGACTGAATGTGACGGTGTAACATTGAGAGAATGGTTAAAATCTGGCAAGCGCAGAGCAGGAAAAGTGGAAAGTTTTACTATATTTAGAAAGATAGTGGATTTGGTGGATGACTCTCACTCTCGAGGAATTGCATTGCATAACCTTTGTCCATCTTACTTTAAATTGTTACCTTCAAATCAGGTCATGTACATTGGTTTACCTACTCAGAATCAGATGGCAGACAGTGTTGTAAATCCTGTTGTTAACTTAGATAATTCTTTTATTAGGAAAAGGGTGTCTGAGCAAGTAACATCTTCCTCTATTGCTATGGAGTCCAAGAAACAAAAAATTGATGAGAGTGTGAGGGTTACTGGGAGTGACTTGTGTATTGAGACTGCTAGTCATCATAAAGTTCAAATTCCTACAGTTGGATCACAAGATTATCGAACCGAATATGAGAAAGATAACCAATTTTCTCTGTATAATTTTGGGAGAATGTCTAGCATCCCTTGTGTATCTAATACAGGTGAATTTTCATCCACATCTTTATGTGAAAGATGGGAAAATAAGTGGTACGCGAGTCCTGAGGGAGGTTGcacaacatcatcaaacatctACTGCCTCGGTGTACTCCTTTTTGAG TTACTTAGTCATTTTGACTCTGAAAAAGCACATATTGCAACAATGTCTGATCTTCATCATAGGATTCTCCCTCCAGCTTTCCTATCAGGAAATCCTAAGGAAGCTGGCTTTTGTCTTTGGCTGCTGCATCCTGAACCATCATCACGTCCAACAACAGG GGAAATCCTACAATCCGAAGTGATTAATGGATTACAGGAGCTGTGTAGTGAGGAATTGTCATCATGTATAGACAAAGAAGATGCTGAATCAGAATTATTATTGCATTTTCTCACCTCGTTGAAAGAGCAAAAGCAGAGTGATGCCTCCAAATTGGTTGAACAATTAAAGTGCTTGGAATCAGATATAGAAGAGGCAGAGAGGAGGCATAGCTCAAGAAAATCCTTTGTTCCCTCTGGCCTGCAGAACGATTACTCTTGTCAGAAAGAGATTATGCCTCTTAGAAAGGAACTTTTGAGTGTAGAAATGCTGCCCACAGTATCTCCAATCTCTAATACAACTGAAATGAGATTAATGAGAAACATAGGGCATCTTGAAAGTGCTTACTTTTCCATGCGATCCAAGGTTCAGCTTTCTGAAACAGGTGCCACAGATCACCCAGAGAAAGATATACTAAGAACTCGCGAGAACTTGTGTGTGACACAAAAAGGCGaagaaaaacataaaagtaaAGATGCCTTAGGAACCTTCTTTGATGGTTTGAGCAAATATGCACGTTACAACAAGCTTGAAGTGCGGGGTATGCTAAGAAATGCAGATTTTAACAATCCTGCAAATGTGATATGCTCTCTGAGCTTTGATCGGGATGAAGATTACTTTGCTTCTGCTGGGATAtctaagaaaataaaaatctttGACTTCAATACACTTTGCAATGATTCTGTCGATATCCATTATCCCGCAGTTGAGATGTCAAACAGATCAAAGCTCAGCTGTGTTTGCTGGAATAACTATATTAAGAATTATCTTGCCTCTACAGACTATGACGGTGTAGTGAAG TTATGGGATGCTAGTACAGGTCAAGAATTTTCTCAGTACAGTGAACATGAAAAGAGGGCTTGGTCTGTTGACTTCTCTCCAGTATGCCCTACAAAATTTGCCAGTGGAAGTGATGATTGTACTGTCAAGCTGTGGAGCATCAGTGAG AGAAACTGTTTAGGAACAATCCGGAATGTTGCTAATGTCTGCTGTGTTCAATTTTCTGCTCATTCCTCTCATTTGCTAGCCTTTGGATCTGCGAATTACTCAACTTACTGTTACGATCTTCGTAATCTTAGAAGTCCCTGGTGTGTATTGGTAGGTCACCGTAAAGCTGTAAGCTATGTCAAATTCTTAGACTCTGAAACACTTGTTTCTGCCTCTACCGATAATTCATTAAAGATCTGGGATCTCAATAAAACCTCTTCGGTTGGTGCATCTACAAGTGCTCGCAGCCTAACACTGTCTGGACATACTAATGAGAAG AATTTTGTGGGTTTGTCGGTTGCTGATGGATACATTGCCTGTGGTTCAGAATCAAATGAG GTTTACACCTACTATAAAACGCTTCCCATGCCAATTACTTCACACAAGTTTGGATCTATTGATCCCATTTCTGGTAAAGAGACTGATGATGACCAAGGTCAGTTTGTTTCAAGTGTGTGCTGGAGAGGGAAGTCAAACACGCTTCTTGCGGCCAATTCAAGTGGATGTATAAAAGTGTTACAGATGGTTTAA